The following nucleotide sequence is from Besnoitia besnoiti strain Bb-Ger1 chromosome Unknown contig00230, whole genome shotgun sequence.
atccagaggtataacattctaattttacctgcttttggtgtagtctcgcagacattatctatgtatgctgctagatctgtcttcggtggacaatctatgatcttagctatgggttgtatttctattctaggttccttagtatgggcacatcatatgatgacagtcggtctagaggtagataccagagcttatttctctgctatgactattatgattgcaattcctaccggtactaagattttcaactggttaggtacctatatggctagccatacaactacaagaactgtagatctatgggctgctcttagttttatcctattgtttactctaggtggtactacaggtgtagttatgggtaacgctggtatggatattgccctacatgatacatactatattgtagctcatttccatttcgtattatctcttggtgcagtactagctactatatgtggctttatcttctatagcagagatatgttcggagatactgtaaatctattccatgtaaataccggtgcttctccatatttaagcatctggtttgtagtcttcttaggtagtatcttattaattttcatccctatgcatatacttggtttcaacgttatgccaagaaggataccagattaccctgattatctttgttatattaatacatggtgttcaattggttctatatccacaatagttatcatcttaactatgctctgctaatgcacttaacatgatggtcatgaaaagcacaagagaacttggatccggtaaacaaagaccttcaagatctaaaaccagtagtccaactcgtagtatatactccccagaaaaagctgataaataatcctgtctcagagatgataactccaagtacgatgctactgattagactagcatctgagtagtagttttctctcgctgttaagatgagtgagaacaagaatccatatattacgcctagaacataaccgatgtggaataatcttaatgtagtaggatattgaaatccaacacttttagctgtcttaagcagtcccagtggggtggtggtgtactgcaatcataaagaacttggttgtctgtatctcataaccggagtcatcttcagtattctaggaactataatgtctttgtttattcgattgagtgaacacataagatcatcgaatttaacggtatgctcctgaaagtaacggtacaagctgtaaacaaaggactccttaaacttaaactgaggagtcaagtaggtacaaaccgtacaaggattaattatgtccatctgtgcatctaagttgagactatcggttatatattttagacgctaacttcccggctaaacttttgacttattaaaccagcctgggatcataaaagtactatgtatggtaagattgagcgtggactaatcgaatgaaacaatgtgctccaacgctagtctaagtctctaacataccttttactacaactgtacggaaacgtaacaaacctccaggcaaagaacttggtattctgttctaattcccgtggtaaacacagtcaacgaatggcggaaggagcattcatatgttatgcagtgtcttaggagagatactctagatttagcattcatctacagctacggtaactgttgtgtttaaatagcggttaaccttccttttccttacgtactcaggcatgcaataccaatcagataacaactgaagctagactccatgtttacacttactaaaatgggattcctaggttgatataaactaacctttttctggggagtatatactacgagttggactactggtttagatcttgaaggtctttgtttaccggatccaagttctcttgtgcttttcatgaccatcatgttaagtgcattaagtatagtggtatccagcgtatatttgaaaaaccaacatttgtatacaagctgtacgaatatcatgacattcactttggtagtcgccttcttaatgttagtctgtacggaatacttaggactatctctttatattaatgataatgcatttggtaatggacttttcatcttaactggtatacattttagccatgttattgttggagctatccttgtattcttcactcaaagtat
It contains:
- a CDS encoding cytochrome c oxidase subunit iii subfamily protein (encoded by transcript BESB_042640), coding for MTIMLSALSIVVSSVYLKNQHLYTSCTNIMTFTLVVAFLMLVCTEYLGLSLYINDNAFGNGLFILTGIHFSHVIVGAILVFFTQSIYSSLVTYMPTSSIMLSKSKGMLCKIFTEPFTILYLHFVETMWILIHITFYL